The window TGAAGGGCGCGGCGATCGGCAAATCCCGCGCCGGCCAGGATCTCTACTCGGCGCTGCATGCCTGGCTGCACCGCGTGCCCGGCGGCCTCGGCGTCGCCAACGTGTTCGCCTGCGCGTTGTTCGCGGCGATGGCCGGTTCCTCGCCCGCGACCTGCTCGGCGATCGGTTCGGCCGGCATCCCCGAGATGCGCAAGCGCGGCTATTCCGGCGGCTTTGCCGCGGGGATCATCGCCGCCGGCGGCACGCTCGGCATCCTGCTTCCGCCCTCGATCACAATGATCCTGTTTGCCGTCGCCGCCGAGAAATCGCTCGGACGGCTGTTTCTGGCCGGCATCGGCCCCGGACTGCTGCTGGTGTCGTTGTTCGGCCTCTACGCCGTGTTCCGGTTCCGCAAGGAATACGCCATGGCCCGCGCCGTCTACGACGCGACCGGCAAGGATGCCGCGATCCTGCAGCGCGACGAGTTCACCATGGCCGAACGCTTCAGCGCGCTGCCGCGCGTGATCCCGTTCGTGCTGCTGCTAACGGGCGTGATGATCGCGCTCTATGGCGGCTACGCGACGCCGTCGGAAACTGCCGGCCTCGGCGGCCTCCTGGCGCTCGGACTGATCGCCGTGATCTACAGCGTGTGGAAACCCAGCGATCTATCGCCGATCCTGAAATCCACCATTCGTGAATCGACCATGCTGATGCTGATCATCGGCATGTCGCTGCTCTATTCCTATGTGATGAGCTATTTGCACATCTCGCAATCGGCGGCGGAGGCGATCGTCGCGATGCACCTGCCGCGCTGGGAGCTGTTGTTTGCGATCCTCGTGATGGTGATCGTGCTCGGCTTCTTCCTGCCGCCGGTCTCGATCATCCTGATGACCGCGCCGATCATCCTGCCGCCGCTCCGCGCCGCCGAGTTCGACATCATCTGGTTCGGCGTCGTCATGACCATCGTGATGGAGATGGGCCTGATCCACCCGCCGGTAGGGCTCAACATCTTCGTCATCCGCAACGTCGCGCCCGACATCCCCCTGAGCGAGGTGATCTGGGGCACGCTGCCCTTCGTGCTGCTGATGATGTTCGCGGTGCTGATGCTATGCTTCTTCCCGGAGATCTCGACCTGGCTGCCCAATCTGGTGATGGGGCCGGACGGCGGACGCTAAGCCGTTTTCGGACGAACAAGGTACCGGTCGCCTGAAGCAAACGCGTCAAACCGGAGCTTCAGGCCGCCTTCTGCTCCCTCGCAGCCAAGGCCTTCTCGATCCGGCGGACCATCAGCGCCGTTGGACGTCCCTCGCGCTGCAGCCGGCGGAGCTCATTCCAGAGCCTGATGATTTCGCGGTCTCGCTCGGCGTCCATGGCATTCTCCCGGAATGCCCAATATGAACGAAACAGGAACAAAACTCAAGACCGCAAGATGCGGTCGCTGGCGCGGGAACCAGGACGACGCAGCGCAATTGGGTCCTTCATGAAAATGGCCAAGGCAGTTCGCAAGCAGGCGCAGACCGCGGAACGGGTCGCATCGGCGACCGCGGACGCAATCGTCGCCGATCAGATGCGCTCCCTGGCCCGCGCCTTCAGGAGCCAGGCCGAGATACTGAAGAAGAAAGAGAAGCAAAAGAAGAAGCAATCTCGCCCCGGCTAGGGATAGCCGTCGCCCGGAGTATCGACCTCGACGACGTCGATCCGCGACACCGATTTGCCCTTCCGCAGCTCTTCGTAGGACGTCTCCGCGCTTAGACAGAACAGCGTGCTGCGGTCCGCGCCGCCGAGTGCACAGGCGAGCGCGCGGCGGCCGGGCACCGCGATGCGCGCGCGCTCCACACCATTGCGATCGATCCGGACAAACGCGTCTTCGGTGAAGGACGCGACCCAGACTGCGCCCTCGCCGTCGAGGCAGATGCCGTCGGGATCATTGACGCGACCGAACCGCCCGCGAAGGCTCAGGCCGCCGTCCGGCGCGATGTCGTAGTCGGCGAGACCGGCACCATCCATCTCAGCGACGACGAGCCGGCGATGGTCGGAGGAGACGGCAATACCGTTGGGAAAGCGCAAGCCGTCGGCGACGACGCGGGCGCTGCCGTCGGGCATCACCAGGATGATGCGGCCGACGGCGCCGCGGCCCTCCGGCGGCGGCAGATTGAAGCCGAGATCGCCGACGTAAGCACGGCCTTGCCCGTCGACGATCATGTCGTCGATCGTACCGGTCGCGATCCCGGAGAGATCGGCATACAGCGACAGCGCGCCGCCGGAAAACCGCAGCAGCCGCTTCCTGAACATCGTCAGCACGACGATGTCGCCATCAGGCAGCACGCCAAGACCGCACGGCGTGTCGTCGCTCACCGCCGCATGCTCCTGGCGTTCGCCTGACGGGCTTATGCTGAGCAGCATCCGCGCCATGCAGTCGACGAACCAGAGCCGCCCGCGATGCCAGCGCGGGCTCTCGAAATAGCGGCCGCCATCCAGGATGGTTCTGAGACGAGCCGTCATGACGCGCCGGCCTGAAAGAACAGATTTGATATGAGAAAGCGCCGCGCCGCACGTCTGATGAGAATATATCCCTGCTGGGACCGGTCAAACTGGCGCCTCGGCCCCTTTAAAGGACCCGCAAAACCCCGGTTCCCGCAGGGTTCCACACGCTGTATGCCATATTTTGCCGCGTTTTCCCTGTTGAGTTGCGGCAGCGTTAATACTCGAGAATCGAGGGTGCTGGTAATCTGCGGCGGATGTGCCGCGTACGACGCGTTCCGTTTGTGCCTGATCGTTTCAGGGGGGCCAGGGAATGAACCGTTGCCTACGTCCGCTGGCGTGCCTCGCCACGGTGACCGTGCTCGCGCTGCTTCCGCTTGAGGCGGGCGCCAAACCGCATCATCAGCACCAGGCCAAGAGTGGCCACGGGGACAAGAAGGCGCACGGCGCCAAGGCGACGCGCGAGAGCGCCGCCGGCAAGCGGCGCCATGCCAGGCATGGCGCCGACAAGCGTAACTCAGCGAAGGCCAAATCCGCTTCGTCCAAATCCACCGAGGCCTCGAAGCCGCCCGAGCCGGAGAAACCCGCCGGGCCGCAATTGTCGGGCGATCTCGCCGCGGTCAGGGACGCGATCATCGCGGCGCGCCGCGGCAAGACCAGCGACGCGACCGATATCCAGGCAAAGATCACCGACCCCGTCGGGCGGAAGCTCGTCGAGTGGTATCTGCTGCGCCACTCCGAGTCGAATGCACCGTTCAGCCGCTATGCGGCATTCATCACGGCGAATCCGGACTGGCCAAGCGTCACGCTGTTGCGCAAACGGGCTGAAGCGCGGATCTGGCAGGAGCGCAGTGATCCAGCCACGGTGCACGGCTTCACGCTCGACCAGCCGATCAGCGCCAAGGGCAAATTCGCGCTCGCCCGCACGCTGCTCGCCGAAGGCGATCGCGACGGCGCCACGCGGCTGGTACGCGAGGCCTGGCGCTCGGAAGACCTGTCCGACCGCACCGAGAGCGACGCCTATGACGCATTCAAGGACCTGCTGACGCGCGACGATCATCGCGCGCGCATGGACAAGCGGATCGGCGCCAAGGATCTCGCCGGCGCGAGGCGCGCAGCACAGCACCTCGGCAGCGACGAGCTGGCCATTGTGAAGGCTTGCGGCGCGGTCCGCGGACAATCCAACAAGGCCGAGGACACGCTCAACGACGTGCCGGCGGACGCCCGTAGCGACCTCGGCTACACCCTCTGCCGCATCCAGTGGCTGCTCGCGAAGAACAGGATCGACGATGCGGCGCGCGTGACGATTGCCGCGGCGCCCGAGACGATGGCGCAGCAGGACACCGACCAGTGGTGGCGCGAGCGCCGCATCCTCTCCCGCAAGCTGCTCGACCAGGGTGAGTACCAGGCGGCCTATGACGTCATCCGCGCCGCGACGCCGCCGGACAACCCCTATTACCGCTCCGACATGCACTTCATGCGCGGCTGGATCGCGCTGCGCTATCTCGACGATGCCAGGACCGCGGCGGCGCATTTCGCACGGATCGACGAGGGCCAGACCAACCCGACCGTGCTGGCTCGCGCCGCCTATTGGCGCGGCCGCGCCGCCGAGGCGCTCGGCAACAGTGTGGCGATGCGGGCCGACTACCAGGCCGCGGCGCGCTACCCGACCGCCTATTACGGTCAGCTCGCGCTGGCCAGGCTCGGCCGTGACGGCATCGAGCTGCGCGCGCCCTCGCCGGCGGCCAGCGCCGGCAGCATGGCGGCCGACGAGCGCGTGCGTGCCGCCGACATGCTCTATGCGATCGGCGAGCCCGACATCGTGCTCTATTTCGCCGCCGACCTCGCCGAGGAAAGCGCCGACGTCGGCATGCTCGAGGCCCTCGGCGAGCTCACCGGCCGCCGCAACGATGCCCGCACCATGCTGCAGATCGGCAAGATCGCGCTGGCGCGCGGCTTTGCCTTCGACCATTACGCTTTCCCGGTCATCGGCATTCCCAAGCACACCCCGATCGCCCCCGATATCGGGCGCAGCATGACCTACTCGATCGCGCGCACCGAAAGCGCGTTCGACCAGCGCGACAAGTCGGCGGCCAACGCCGTCGGGCTGATGCAGGTGACGCCCGAAGCGGGCCGCGACACCGCCAAGCGTTTCGGCGTCAGCTACGACTGGAGCCGGATGGTTTCCGATCCGGTCTACAACACGCAGATGGGGGCCGCCGAATTGAGCGCGCTGCTGGCGGAATATCGCGGCTGCCACATCATGACCTTTGCCGGCTACAACGCCGGCCGCGGCCGCGTCCGCGACTGGATCAAGGCCTATGGCGACCCGCGCGATCCCAAGGTCGATCCGGTCGACTGGGTGGAGCGGATTCCGATCTCGGAGACGCGCAATTACGTCCAGCGCGTGATGGAGAATTTCGCGGTCTATCAGGCGCGGTTCGATGACGCCGGCACGGCGTTGGCGGCAAAGAGCGGCGAGCGCGTCGTGACGCAGGAGAGCAACGCGGCGCCGGCGCAGACAATGCCGTCGCAATAATGCTGCGTCGTCCCGGCGAAGGCCGGGACCCATACGCCGTGGCC of the Bradyrhizobium quebecense genome contains:
- a CDS encoding TRAP transporter large permease; this encodes MTVFGIGVSYGLATLFAMFSGMPIAFALGAVAVAFMAIYMPAASLDTVTQNVYEEMASITLLSIPLFILKGAAIGKSRAGQDLYSALHAWLHRVPGGLGVANVFACALFAAMAGSSPATCSAIGSAGIPEMRKRGYSGGFAAGIIAAGGTLGILLPPSITMILFAVAAEKSLGRLFLAGIGPGLLLVSLFGLYAVFRFRKEYAMARAVYDATGKDAAILQRDEFTMAERFSALPRVIPFVLLLTGVMIALYGGYATPSETAGLGGLLALGLIAVIYSVWKPSDLSPILKSTIRESTMLMLIIGMSLLYSYVMSYLHISQSAAEAIVAMHLPRWELLFAILVMVIVLGFFLPPVSIILMTAPIILPPLRAAEFDIIWFGVVMTIVMEMGLIHPPVGLNIFVIRNVAPDIPLSEVIWGTLPFVLLMMFAVLMLCFFPEISTWLPNLVMGPDGGR
- a CDS encoding SMP-30/gluconolactonase/LRE family protein codes for the protein MTARLRTILDGGRYFESPRWHRGRLWFVDCMARMLLSISPSGERQEHAAVSDDTPCGLGVLPDGDIVVLTMFRKRLLRFSGGALSLYADLSGIATGTIDDMIVDGQGRAYVGDLGFNLPPPEGRGAVGRIILVMPDGSARVVADGLRFPNGIAVSSDHRRLVVAEMDGAGLADYDIAPDGGLSLRGRFGRVNDPDGICLDGEGAVWVASFTEDAFVRIDRNGVERARIAVPGRRALACALGGADRSTLFCLSAETSYEELRKGKSVSRIDVVEVDTPGDGYP
- a CDS encoding lytic transglycosylase domain-containing protein, which produces MNRCLRPLACLATVTVLALLPLEAGAKPHHQHQAKSGHGDKKAHGAKATRESAAGKRRHARHGADKRNSAKAKSASSKSTEASKPPEPEKPAGPQLSGDLAAVRDAIIAARRGKTSDATDIQAKITDPVGRKLVEWYLLRHSESNAPFSRYAAFITANPDWPSVTLLRKRAEARIWQERSDPATVHGFTLDQPISAKGKFALARTLLAEGDRDGATRLVREAWRSEDLSDRTESDAYDAFKDLLTRDDHRARMDKRIGAKDLAGARRAAQHLGSDELAIVKACGAVRGQSNKAEDTLNDVPADARSDLGYTLCRIQWLLAKNRIDDAARVTIAAAPETMAQQDTDQWWRERRILSRKLLDQGEYQAAYDVIRAATPPDNPYYRSDMHFMRGWIALRYLDDARTAAAHFARIDEGQTNPTVLARAAYWRGRAAEALGNSVAMRADYQAAARYPTAYYGQLALARLGRDGIELRAPSPAASAGSMAADERVRAADMLYAIGEPDIVLYFAADLAEESADVGMLEALGELTGRRNDARTMLQIGKIALARGFAFDHYAFPVIGIPKHTPIAPDIGRSMTYSIARTESAFDQRDKSAANAVGLMQVTPEAGRDTAKRFGVSYDWSRMVSDPVYNTQMGAAELSALLAEYRGCHIMTFAGYNAGRGRVRDWIKAYGDPRDPKVDPVDWVERIPISETRNYVQRVMENFAVYQARFDDAGTALAAKSGERVVTQESNAAPAQTMPSQ